GCTCACTGGCTCAAAGAGCTGACGAGTTTGCAAACAGCAaactattggtgtgtgtgtgtgcacgtgtgttttGATTAGAGTTAATGGGTGTCAGAATGGACACACGcccacaaggaaaaataaacGTTGAGCTGAACACCAATGCTGCACGCTCTAAAACctggcatgcacacacacacacacactacaatagTATAGCACCTATAAGCAGTACTGTACATCACGGTTaacagcataaataaataacgaatCTTTCCCTCACACATGCTTTTGATATTAGATCCTGAATAAGGGCCTCTAATGGGTgatgaaagagtgtgtgagtgcacgAGACAGACTGGATCTCCATCCAGAACTCGACTGGGCAGTACAAACTGCGAGACTGAGTGTTGCCACAACGACTAGACAAATACATGTGGAACCtatcagtgagagagagagagatggatgaatgagagacagagattcAGATGTCAGAATGCCAGCTGGATGCAaatccttctcttcctctctctgtttctctctctctctctgtctcagttcCAGGAAGATACCCGTCTCGTCTTAGTGATCTGAAAGCTGATCAGCAGTGTTACTCAGTCCAGCTCAGTCTACccagtgtgtgggtgtttgaATGTCTTGTAGTCAGCATATGATAGCATTTGGTCTGTATTTGTGGTCAGTTACTTAATGTGGACTAATAatctttaatttatatttatatttagaggTGCTACACAAATCTGTCCCTGTGTTTACAGTAATAAACAACAAATCACTGAGGTAGCAAGAGGTTTGTCGCTTGTGGCTTGTAGTAAACGCCTCCGCAATGCCATATGGGTGTGGACTGTCCAATTTTCATGGGATCTagcatataatttatatatatctttatcttgcataagtattcacccctaaCCGAGTGGCCAGGGGTAACTCTTAAGGAGCTGGAGAGACCGACAGCTCAGATGGGAGAAGGTGTTCACAGGAAATCGACTGCCTGGCCATTCCACAAAGCTTGGCTCTATGAAATTCCACTGGAGTAGAAGactcagcaaacacacacacacacggtgtgcTAGTGATTATATGAAttatggctcttttttttttagatcaatCATGTTATATCACCactaagagtcgactctttcgaCTCCCAAATGACGGTTGGTCTTTTTGGTGAATTGAATTATAAAGATATAATTGTTCATTGCATTATACTCCACTCTCCCCtcacaaccatggtgagcagaaaagcatctcagaatgcacaacacatctgACCTTGAAATGTATGggatacaacagcagaagaccacatctggTTTTACTCCTGTCAaccaggaacaggaatctgaagctacaatACACGCAGCTTCACCAAAACCAGcttgtctggcaccaacaatcatgctgCAGTCAAagtcatatttttttcttattctgaTCTGGAGAATATTAccagaagctcttgacctgtatatgCATGTCATGTGATTGGGCGTTgttcattaacaaataaaaattttaattgttggcaaacGTCTGTGGTTTATGAAGATGTATGTGACCTGCAGGTCTTGTGCTTGTTTTCATGGCATGTCAGTTCCTGTCAGATACAGAGGCTACAATTTTGTCTTTGATTGATATAATCTTACCTTTTAGCTATTAAAAATCAATGCCATGCCATTGCTGCTTAGTAATTAATACATGCACGGCAGGTAACTTAACAGCCTCACTACAGCATGtgttaaaatatttcattttggcTGCAGGCTTTtacttaatttaaattttttattgtgCAACCATTTTGAAATCGTTGCCAATCATGTAGATGTAGAATAAAAGTTTTGTGAAAGGGCAAAAAGAGTGCAAAAGAGGTTTTGagagttttttgttgttgtttttttttgttttgttttccataaTGCTGGCACCTAGTGTTTGAAAAAGAAACTGCACATTATAAGTAGATTTgacaaaagtttgtacacctcTTGGTTttggatgtttattttataacgTTTGTCTAATGTAAACCTTTTACAACATACAGCCTAAATGTTAGAATCAAAGctagaaataatgtttaatattgtcttaataaaatgtaaatacaatcTGTAATTATAGTCATTGGtactgttgttgtttattttaaacactaaaaacaaatggaagaaaatagATTATACAATTACACAAAACCATATGACCATGAAGTGAAAGACAAAAtaactgggggggaaaaaacttgCCTTAGGAATTAAGgaaataatccaaaacaaataGGTGGAGGCAAAatgattctgactggtcagagggtgttgattaattttctacaataGCAACTCTGACAGAATTTGTATGGTGTATGTGCCaagtaaagagattttattttattttttaaattgtgtaattGCTGATTTGATGTtctctgtgaggagatgtttatttagcagttttaaaaggagtctccagtgtagctataaatggataaatgtacAACATGTTCTATAATGAATCAAAGAAATTGTTagtgttgacaaattgctgtggtatgggaggaataaaactcttcacatTGGCTGCATcgcaccaccctgtcattgattactttcctacaaCAGTATGACCCGTcctcttttattccttacttatatcacattcagaaatGTCATTGGGatcaacattcacacacagaagCAGTTTACTCTGTAAAGTTATTAAAGAAGGTCTGTGTTTGAGTTGCAacgtttttccccccacacaccGACTCTTCATTCTTGTTTCGTAACCAAAACTAAAGCTGTGTGAACTGatgtgaaaaacacacaaaagacacaCTGATCGACTGAGAAAAGTTCTCCTGTTTGCTGTGTTTACCATTCTGGCATTTTGCTTAAAATAACACAACCTTTCCCATTTCAGACTGAAACGTTCCAAGGTAAAGTCTGAGGCCTACAGACAGCAAAAGcacaaaagagaaaagaaaagaaaaatatggaAACCCTTTTATATGCTTCTTAATGTGGTCATTTATTAAGTCCatctgttatttttgttttcactctctctgttcTTTAACTATGACAGTAACGCTGCTGATTATGAGGTCTCTGTCTCTTTAGTTCTTTTTTCAGGGAGGGATATAGCTCTTTGGGATCGAGAGCTCTCTCACGCGAGCGCTTGCTGTGGCTTTTCTTGCTCCTTTAGACAcctggtttaaaaaacaaatgttgGTTATGAATACATACATATTAAAGCTAACAATAGGCCTCATTTAGCAAACTGGAGCTGaacaaatttattcataaatcatttgatttacgaaacaaaaaaaaaagggtgttcTTGAAAATCCAGATAGTatggaaaaacagaaaaacactgTTTTTTCTCAGGTGACATTCACacctgagtttgtgtaaattttgaCAGATCTGCttcaaataataaattagtGATGAGTTACTGTGATTTTATATACGGATTACACTAAGTTTAAACCATGTTTCATTGCATTTCAAATTTATATTAATGACTTAAcacaaagcaataaaaaaatccattaatCAGACAAATAAGACTGTTCAATTAGGACAAAGCAATGGTGccctataaaaaaaagtgttagcaTTTGCTTATAGTAGGTGATGCGCTGCAGTGGCTGAACTGCATTACTGGAGGATTTATTGCATTTATGATAGTTTACAATTTGGTTATCTTTGATCAACATAAGCAAGTGaatactaaaagattgataaatgaggcttgATATTGTAGCACCACACTCATGCACATGCACCCAACAGCATGCTTCTTTATAGAGATCAGCCAAATATCTCCAAAAGGTCACATTTTTCATGAATTTCTCTCATGATGTGGACCTTACCAAAAGGTAAATGCCTTAACATAGTCataagattaataaataaataaataataaataaataaacacgccAGTGATTTTCAACCTAAACTCGTGTGTGTCTACTGTGTGTgaagtatgtgtgtgattaccacagacaataatttaacaaaatttctctgtactgagaaaaaaacagaaagcctGTTTACTCCAAACTAGCATATAAAGAAGCTTAAATGTTTGATATTTGAATATATGGTTTTCTAACTACATTTATACTActgcattgttgaattctcagttgtgattggtcagaattcaaAGGGACATGTATAATGGTCGTGCCACATTAactcattgaaaaaaaaaacatgtgtaacTGATGATATGCTGAAGTTTTCTTTGAGGAGATgattaatttatcatttttggaaggagtctccggtgtccactctcagtgctttgtaacaatccAAGTTAAATCAGAGGACATTGTGCATTGCAGTTtgtctgtaaaatgacaagttgctttaaaataaaatgtattaacttgaagagacagaaaaaagaaaggcagCTGAGTCAACGTATAGAACGCAATTGATAACAGGAACCTGTTAAGCTGTTATTGTCAGGGTATTAACAGCAatcccccaagtgttttattctttacataattTATACAAACAGTGTAGATTACATAACTTCAACCATTCCACTTTGCAAAATAAAGGTCTTGGAATGAGATAAAATTGATGGAACATCTTACCAAAGCCGTTTTTATGTGGCTTTATCCAACTTTCCACCAGTTAAGTAATACAGTAAAAATGAACTCCGATTACTTTTGATTTCCCAAAGGTTTTGTGGTATCCATGGCAATCAGACCCAGACTACTGATTGTTGGTAACACAACCCaaattcttctctctttctcaaaaaaaagaaaggaggatgtaatttattaatatatttgccTAAAGAATTcataaaacaatataatgaCATAATTAAACAGCTTCCCTTAGACTTGAGTGAGTTTGGAGTAAACATGTCTGTCATTTTCTCACTACAAGATGATGTGTAGAAATTCTTGTCTGTAGTAATctcacacttgcacacacattACAGATGCAGTGGATAGAAGATCGGGTTCAAAATGCTGGAGTGTTCCTTTaattgaaacacacacacacacacacacacacacacacacacacactttctctcactctctctctcttacaggCCTGATGGTGCTCTCAGGATGGCCAAGCTGGTAGAAAACTTTGCTCTCTCGCACTTTGGGCACACAAAGCTGCTCAAGCCTCGGACTCGCCTGAGCTGATTTAGCTGCACACGAGATGCATGTTTCTACCtgcagcatacacacacacaaagtgttttatagaTTACACTACATTTGTAATCTATTCATAGTGGTtagttttagtgtgtgtgtgtgtgtgtgtgtgtgtgtgtgtgtgtgtgtgtgtgtgtgtgtgcgcgcgcaagACCTGGCGGTTGCTCTTGTactcagggtgtgtgtgtctgggctgAGCAAGCTGGAGAATGCGTGGAGAGGCCACAGCATTCTGCACCACAGGGCTGATGTGCCACACGGGACAACTGTGCTCACATTGCTTTGTATGAGGggggctacacacacacacacacacacacacacacacacacacacacacacacagatcaaccCTACTCAAACTGGGGTTAAGATGTGCTCCAAACTGAATCACattttaacaacaataataaactgacagtttaaaatctgaaatattCCATAAatcatgtttacatgtttacatgcaTAGAACTGCACTATAAATAACTATTCTGACAGGATGTAGTATATAAGGGTATATTTCAATACACTGGtgaatcaaataaatcaaatctctCATAGTTTGATTCATTCAAAAGAATCATAAGTCATAATGGTATTAAACACTGGACGACTCCACGCTGTGACGTCATACCTCACTGCCTGGGAGCTCCTGTGACGAACATTTGGAGTTGCCAGGCGCGCGACATGTTCGTACTGTGCTGTACTGGAAGGAACACACGCGCTCCTCTTCTTTGCTTCTTCAATCCCCTCGTGCTTTTTCCTGAGGGAAATACAGAGCGCGCGAGGTTGAGAAGCGAGCGCGCGCGCTGAAAAGTAAGCAGAGCGCGTGAGGCTGAGAAAGCTAATCTGTGTGGAACGCCAACATGGCCAAATCTCGCCTCAAATCAAGCGCGTTTTACCTTTATTGTatcgtaaaaaaaaagactttttgaCAATTTTTACgacataacatttattataaagaCTGTCATTGTTTGTCATTTTGTAACTGTTTCAAATCAGTTTGAAATGCTAATGACAAACATAACACGCTAATGGCACTGAGTAAACCAGTAGGCACTTACAGAACCTTCGTTATGAAATGCTCTCAATGTCAGCACACTTGGTTTAAGACTCGTCTAACATGTTTGAGAGTTTCCACTGTGGTTCCTAAGGTATGGAAAATGGCGAGTACGTGCTACAGTCACTTACACACGATTACTGTGTCTGAAACCGCTCACTCATTCACTATTCTCTATATAGAGAATAACACTTGAGTCCACTATATGGGGAGGAGGTGAAGGGAAATGAGTCAGAGAGCACTCTGTCGTGGACATTATGGATTGCATTAAAACAGTAAAGTTCATTTTCTCACTGTTCATTTGTCACGTTTATTGTATTAgtttataaagaaaacaaaaactgcttgtcatttttatttactattaggcttatttattatagttaataaatatatttattaaatttaaaaagaaaaaagataattaaaacactactatctgtgacatttattttatttgtttattttaaaaaagtagaaAACAACTGTTTTCACAGGGTTTAATTTTCGAGGGGTTTCCTGTCAGTGTCCTGAAGCTGACTCCTGAggtaaacatgtaaacagtaAAATCTACTCCGTCTGATTAGTTTTGCATTTAGTgaaacttctttttttcccaaggagaagaaaaaggcaGATGTCAGAAAGAATAACAACTTTAAGGTGTGCTTTGTTAGCTCGAAGATGCCAACTATCGGTAAGAAGATATAAGACAAAATACATCCAGCTGTTAACTAAATCAGGGgttccaaacttttccagggcaaggccccccaaatggcattaacatttgactgaggccctccttttgcaagatgtctttaaaacacgttaaaaatacagacttctgaatatatccccctccccttttattattaataattacatcttacatctttacattacattatattaggaatttattgtgtgtgtggctgtcagagtgagaatttatttttcacaccaaattgttgaggcccccgagcgccccctggcggcccccactttgaaaaccactgaactTAATAACTGATGAATAGATCCTTCTAACTCCTGTAAGAAACAAATGCAACTATATATTTTCCCCATCCGtccttaatttaattaaaatgtcatcaatatattattttctaatgtattcttttctttgtatatgAATGCCGTACTGTGAATGTGTTAACTAATAAATGTGAACAATCAATCATCATTTGATGTGTATAGTTGGTCATTTAAAAGTTAAATCGCAAACTAAGtggctgaaaataaatactgtgccAATAATCTTTATAAATTTACTTTGAAATATCTCGATACGgatgtattttaattaataaaaagttaCACTTACATTTGTAAAAGTTGCCACCTCTGATGTTCCCGTCCGccatctttatttttcttttgcattctATTGCCAGGAAATAGTGCGTTGGCGAGTGTACATTGGATGTATGCTCGAAATCAGAGTGCATGGTGGGTATAAATGAGTGAACGAATGTAGGGAAGGAAGTTGTTCACTCAGAATTCAGACAATGCTACAAAATGGCAGACACCCGATATAGTACACTATATAGGAGATAGGGAGTGGTTTCTGACACAACACAAGTTTCTCGCTATGCTATCATTCCGCAGAAAGTAAGTGATCTTGTTAATGTTGCAAAATCTGGGAAAAATGCATCAAATGCTAAAAGATAAATAGACAAATGCTATTAAACAAAAGCTTTTTGGTATCCTCTTAGCTTTCTTAATTTACTTCATCATTGTAAGAAACaatttagccaaaaaaaaaaacaaaaaacaaaaaaaccttgatTGGAGCTACACAGATAGTGTAGCTAACAAAGAAGGGATACTTATAGTGTAATTCTGAACGCTGTTTAGGTCTCTGGATTATGAGCAAGCTGATCCTGCTTACAGAAAGCCAGACGACATATCAGTCATAACGTAGAGTCATGTATGTCGTGCGTGATTGGGTTTCATAGGTTAGCAAAACACTGATTTAACACTGCATTTGACAGAAACCACGTTTTAGCTTTGCGCACCTTTTAAGCCAAATCATACAAAAGCCATATTGACTGAAGCACTAACTGAATGATCTCACACTGCTAGTTACCTAAGCAG
This genomic interval from Ictalurus furcatus strain D&B chromosome 2, Billie_1.0, whole genome shotgun sequence contains the following:
- the LOC128623295 gene encoding testicular haploid expressed gene protein-like, whose protein sequence is MASPNTRHFSSTPSPRILQLARPRESKTVWLTTPQKVTWGNQETIWSPSRTALIAVPTTRILALSQPKKDLSALSQDLLRKKHEGIEEAKKRSACVPSSTAQYEHVARLATPNVRHRSSQAVSPPHTKQCEHSCPVWHISPVVQNAVASPRILQLAQPRHTHPEYKSNRQVETCISCAAKSAQASPRLEQLCVPKVRESKVFYQLGHPESTIRPVSKGARKATASARVRELSIPKSYIPP